AATTACCCGTAAACTTCAGCGCCCAGGTCTGGTCATCGTTAATCGGGAACAACTGCTGAGCACGAGCACGTAGCTTGTAGTACTCCGCATCGCTACCGGGGACACCCGTCTCTAGCGATAGGCGTTGATAGTTGCCCGCTGTTGGCATAATGCCACGGTTCAAGTTATTACGTGTCCAGCTCGCCGTTAGCTTCAGGCTCTGCGCGTTATCGCCCTGATCTTCGACATAACGAATAATTTCTGAAGCAGAGTCGTCATAGGTTTTAACCTTGATTTCTTCAATGCTGGCGCCAAAGTTCAGACGAGAAAGTTCACTAATGGGATAACCGAAGTTAATACCAGCACCGTAAGCATCGGTGGAGAACGTCGAAATATCGGAGTCGCCATAATCAGTTTCCCGATAAAACAGGTTATAGCCACGCGAAATACCATCCAGTGTCCAATAGGGATCCGTGAATGCAAAGTTAACACTGGTAAACGTATCACTACGTTGTGCGCCTACGTTGACGCGATTACCGGTGCCCAAGAAGTTGTTTTGCGCCAGACCAACGCCATAAATCACCCCGGCGCTTTGCGAGAAGCCGACGCTGGCAGATATCGAACCAGACGGCTGCTCTTCGACGTTATAGGTTACGTCTAGTAAGTCGGGCTGCCCAGGAACCGGCTGCGTATCAACCTCCACTTGGCTGAAGAAGCCAAGGCGTTCAAGGCGTTGACGCGACTGAGTAATCGACTCGGTCGAGGCAGGAGCACCTTCTAATTGGATCATTTCTCGACGCAATACTTCATCTTGTGTCGTGGTATTGCCATAAAATTCAATACGACGCACATAGGTGCGTTGACCGGGGTTGACCGCAATCACTAAATCAACCGTTTCACCATCACCCGCCATTTCAGGGATACCCTGAACCTCGGCAAACGCAAAGCCTTCCGCTCCCAATCGCTGGCGAATCGCTTCTGTAGATGCGTTGAGGTCTCCACGAGAGAACGTATCACCACGGCTAACGGTCAATAACTCGTTCGCTTCGTTTTCGCTAATTTGCAGGTCACCTGCAAAACGAATGTCGCCTACTTGGAACTGATTGCCTTCATCAATATTTAACGTGATGAATATTTCTGACTTCTCAGGACCAATCGATACCTGCGTTGAGGTGACATCAAAATTAACGTAACCACGGTCCAGGTAGAAGGAACGTAACCTCTCTATGTCCCCTGCTAGCGCTTCGCGGGAGTAATCATCCTTAGAGAACCAACCAAAAACACGTCCTGGTCGATCATTTAGCTCAAATACATCGCGCAGCGTGTCGTCGTCGAATGCCTCATTACCAACAATATTAATCTGTCGGATTTTAGCGACTTCGCCTTCATTGACATTGATATTAACCTGGACGCGGCCTTCATCAATTTCATCAACTTCGACGTCGATGCCTGCGCTGTAGCGCCCCTGAGCTTGATAAACCCCTTCAAGCTCACGTTGAATTTCTTCCAACGTGGAAAGTTGTAGCACCTGCCCTTCGGAAAGGCCTGATTCGCGTAAGCCGTTGCGCAAATCCTCATCAGAAATCTGCTGATTCCCCTCGATGTTCAAGCGCGCGATAGTCGGCCGCTCAACCACTTGGATAACCAGCACATCACCCTCTCGTGCTAGGGAGACATCTTCAAACAAGCCTGTGGCAAACAAATCACGCGCAGCGGCAGCGAGCTGCTGTTCGCTAACGCGATCATTGGCATTGACGGGAAACGCATTAAAGACCGAGGCGGCAGATACCCGCTGCAGTCCTTCCACACGAATGTCGGAAACATCAAAGGATTGTGCTTGGGCACTGCTGGTACCTACCAGCAACAGTGCCGCCATTCCAAGGGTCTTGATTTTCATGCAGTCAGTTCGCTCGCGTTGGTCTGCCCATCATTCCAGATAGGCACCATATACATTTGTGCAGGCAGATGACAAGGCATCCAGCGCCCTACACGCGTCATTACCACAGGCGCATCAGATCAAAATAGAGAGCCATCAACATTAGGGTGCCTACCATGGCAAGCCCAATACGCAACCCTACTGCTTGCGTTTGCTCAGAGACCGGCCGCCCACGCACGACCTCTATAAAATAATAAAGTAAATGCCCACCATCGAGCACGGGTATTGGCAATAGATTAAGCACGCCAAGACTGATGGAAAGATACGCTAGAAAGCCTACAAACGCTTCCATTCCCGCACGAGCAGAGTCACCTGAGATCTGCGCAATGGTAATCGGCCCCGAAAGGTTCGACGGCGAGATAAGCCCCACCAGCATCTTGCGGATAGCATCTACTGTCAGCAGCGTCATCTCACCTGTGCGTGATAGCGCTTGACCGACGGCTTCTACAGGCCCGTAACGAATTTCACGCTGAAGCTCTTCGGGCCATGTTACCTGCTGTGCCCCGGCACCAATGTACCCAACCTCGCCGCCACTCTCCAGCGTATTACGGCCAGGCGTTAAAGAGAGGCTACTCTGTTCATCGCCACGCTGGTAACCAACCTCTAGGGTTTGGCCTGCACTTTCTCGAATAACCGAGACAAATTGCATCCAGTCATCAATTGGCTCGCCATTCAGCGACAAAATATGATCCCCCGCCCGAAGACCAGCTTGGGAAGCCGCTTGGCCATCAATCACTTGGCCTAGTACCGCAGGTACGTTGGGGCGCCAAGGCGTAATACCCAAACTCTGCAGTGGCTGAGGCGGATCCTGGCGAACCATGTAGTTTGCAACAGGAAGCTGATAAACCCGAGAGGCATTAGACCCTTCAGGCTGCGCCTCAAGCATCAAGTCGCCATTAAACCCGATCATAGAGACAAGCTTTAAATTAATCTCTTCCCAGGAGCGCATAGCATCCCCCTGGATCGAGGTAATTTCAGCACCGTGAGCAAGCCTTGCCTCCGCCGCGGGAGAGTTAGGAGTAACATCGCCAACGATGGGAGCAACGGTTGTAGTACCAGCAACAAACAGTGCCCAGTAGGCAACAATCGCAAGTAAAAAATTTGCAATCGGGCCAGCGGCAACAATGGCAATACGCTGCCACACGGTTTTGCGGTTAAACGCCTGATCCAACTGCTCTTCGGGCACAGGCGCTTCGCGCTCGTCCAGCATCTTTACATAGCCGCCTAGCGGTATGGCCGCTACCGCGAACTCAGTGCCGTGACGATCAACGGTCGACCACAGCGGCTTGCCAAAGCCGACTGAGAAACGTAGCACCTTCACACCGCAGCGCCGCGCCACCCAGAAATGGCCAAACTCGTGGAAGGTTACCAACAACCCAAGTACCACGATTACCGCTAATATGTTCTGTATCAGGCCCACTCTTCGCTCCTTTACACGACTCGCTGATCAACGATGGCTGATGCTAAGCGAACTACTGGCATACTATTAGTGCCGTTTGCTCCCGTGCCCACTGATCTGCGGATAGTATCTGCTCAAGCGTGTCGGCACGTTCTTCAAACGGTAGAGCCATCACTTTTGCCACTACATCAGCAATCGCGCTGAAGCCAAGCTGGCCTTCCAGAAAAGCACCTACAGCAACCTCATTCGCTGCGTTCAAAATCGCAGGAGCGGCACCTCCCTTATGCATTGCCTCACGGGCGAGCTTCAAGCAGGGAAAGAGCGCTTCATCGGGAGCTTCGAAGTCCAGACGCGCCACCTGAAAAAGATCCAGCGTTTCAACACCCGCATCAATCCGTTCCGGCCACGCCAAACCATAAGCGATCGGTGTGCGCATATCAGGATTACCCAGCTGCGCAATCACCGAACCATCATCATAGGCAACCATAGAGTGAATAACGCTTTGCGGATGAACCACGACCTGTATCTGATCAGGCGTTGCATCAAATAGCCAGCACGCTTCGATAAGTTCCAATCCTTTATTCATCAACGTCGCGCTGTCGACGGAGATTTTGCGCCCCATTGACCAGTTAGGATGATGGCAAGCCTGCTCGGGCGTCACCTTGGCAATATCTTCTGCCAGCCAGCCACGAAAAGGCCCTCCAGAGGCGGTAAGCAGCAGTTGGCGAACACCGTGCTGACGCAATCCTCCCCTGTGCTCGGTAGGTAGACACTGGTAAATAGCATTATGTTCGGAATCAATCGGCAATAAAGTAGCACCTGAGCGTGCAATAGCGTCCATAAACAGCGCACCACTCATCACCAGCGCTTCTTTATTGGCTAACAGCACGCGCTTACCTGACTCAGCAGCCGCTAATGCGGGAAGCAGACCCGCTGCGCCAACAATAGCGGCCATCACCGTATCTACATGCGTTTCTCGCGCAACCTGGCAAAGCGCCTCTGGCCCCGCTAGAACGTTAGTAGAGAGTCCTGACGCTGAAAGTGCTTGCTGCAACCAGGCCGCATCACCCGGATTATCTAACACGGCAACCGCTGGCTGATGAACGCGACATTGCGCTAAGAGCGCTTCTTTTGACGTATGAGCCGTTAAGGCATAAACGCGATAGCGGTCAGGGTATTGAGCAATGACATCAAGGGTGCTTTTACCAATTGAGCCTGTTGAACCAAGCACTGTAATGCGCTGAACAGCTGGTTGGCTCATAGGACGCTCACCTGTGGGTGGAGCACCTGCAAATAGAACAGTGCAAAAATAGGCACTGCTGCCGTCAGGCTATCAATGCGGTCCAGTACACCGCCATGGCCTGGCAAGAGCTGGCTTGAATCCTTGATGTCTCGATAGCGCTTAAGCATACTTTCCAGCAGATCACCAAGCACTGAAATCAGCGTAACTAAACCGGTAATCACTACCAGTGCGACTCCCCCCATAAGGCTAATGGGCTGCCACACCGCGAACATAATCGCTAGCAATAATGTGGCCGCAAGACCACCGTAAACACCCTCCCAGGACTTACCTGGACTTACTTTTGGAGCAAGCTTGTTTTTCCCCCAACGCCTGCCAGCAAAGTAGGCGCCGATATCCGCAGTCCAGACCAGCAATAGCACAAATAGCAACCATACAGCGCCACTATCGCGAAGCACGTTGAACCCTACCCAGCACGGCAGCAGCACCCAGATCCCCATTAGCAACCGTCGAGAGGTGGCTTGCCATTGACCGGCGGTATTAGGATAGTGCGTCACCCAATAAAGATTAATCACCCACCCCACAGCTGCCAGCCAAAGCGGCCAAGCGGCAAACGCTGCCCCACCTAGCCACATAGCCAGCATTAATACCGCCATAACGGCTACCAGGGAAAAGCGCGTTCCCTGGCGAGCTACACCGGCTAAGTTGGTCCACTCCCAAGCACCTAACAGCACAATAAACGCTGTAAAAAGTGCAAAGGCCCCGCCTTGTAGTCCGAACAAGCCGATCAGCGTTAGGGGCGCCAACCAGGCTGCAGTAATCATCCGCTGTTTAAGCACCTTGCGCCTCAATTTGTGCGTCGGTCATACCAAAACGACGGCGACGCAGGCAAAAATCGTCTAGTGCCTCATCAAGTGCCGCCCCGTTGAAATCTGGCCAGAGCAGTGGCGAAAAATGCAACTCTGCGTAAGCCAACTGCCATAACATAAAGTTAGATAGCCGTTGCTCTCCGCTGGTGCGGATACACAAATCTACCGGCGGTACATTGTGCGTATTCATCGCCGCATCAAGGCGAGTCTCATCAATGTCAGAGGCCACTAACTCACCTGCGGCTACTTGCTCCGCCAACTGCCTAGCTGCTCGTGCAAGATCCCATTGGCCGCCGTAGTTGGCAGCGATAACCAAATGCATGCCAGTATTCTCTGCGGTCAACGCCTCGGCGCGCTGAATATGCTTTTGAATAGCATGGGAGAAGCCTCGCTGTTCGCCAATAATTGACAGGCGAATATTACGCTCGTTGAGCTTTTTGACTTCGCGTTTAAGCGCCATCAAAAACAGCTCCATCAAGGCATTCACCTCGGCCGCTGGACGCTTCCAATTTTCACTCGAAAAAGCAAAAAGACTCAATGTTTGAACGCCTCGCTGCGCAGCGCGTTCAATAACCGCTCGCACGGCTTCGACACCGGCTCGGTGACCGCGCACCCCGGAAAGTCCACGTGCCCGTGCCCAACGGTTATTACCATCCATAATAATAGCAACATGGGATGGCGGCGCCTCCTCGGATCGAGAAGGCGTCGCGCCGTCCTGCTGCGCTTGGGGAAGCTGCGGAGACGTCATGGGTTCTCGCACCAAAGATCAGTCATAATAAAGCCAAGCGATGGCCCACGGGCAGCCAAGCTCCCCGTGGTTGATTGAAAGCAGGTAGCTATTTTTACAGTAATAACTATACCTGCATGAGATCCTGTTCTTTTGCGGCAAGCGCTTTATCGATCTCAGCAATATACTTATCCGTCAGCTTCTGGATTTCGTCTTCACCCTGGCGCTGATCGTCTTCGGTAATCTCTTTATCTTTCAGCAAAGATTTAAAATCACCGTTGGCATCACGACGCACGTTACGCACCGCCACGCGCGCATGCTCGGCTTCGCTACGCGCTTGTTTGATGTAACCTTTGCGCGTTTCTTCCGTCAACATCGGCATCGGCACACGAATGACATTACCTGCGCTGGCAGGATTAAGACCCAAGTCAGACGTCATAATCGCCTTCTCAATCTTGGGCACCATGCCCTGCTCCCAAGGCGTCACTGTCAGCGTACGAGCGTCTTCCACGTTAACGGAAGCCACTTGATTTAGCGGCACTTGGCCACCGTAATAATCAACGGTAACAGCGTCGAGAATACTGGGATGAGCACGCCCCGTACGGATCTTGTTGAAGTTACTGTGCAGCGCTTCAACGCTTTTCTTCATGCGAGATTCTGCA
This genomic window from Halomonas sp. TD01 contains:
- the bamA gene encoding outer membrane protein assembly factor BamA; protein product: MKIKTLGMAALLLVGTSSAQAQSFDVSDIRVEGLQRVSAASVFNAFPVNANDRVSEQQLAAAARDLFATGLFEDVSLAREGDVLVIQVVERPTIARLNIEGNQQISDEDLRNGLRESGLSEGQVLQLSTLEEIQRELEGVYQAQGRYSAGIDVEVDEIDEGRVQVNINVNEGEVAKIRQINIVGNEAFDDDTLRDVFELNDRPGRVFGWFSKDDYSREALAGDIERLRSFYLDRGYVNFDVTSTQVSIGPEKSEIFITLNIDEGNQFQVGDIRFAGDLQISENEANELLTVSRGDTFSRGDLNASTEAIRQRLGAEGFAFAEVQGIPEMAGDGETVDLVIAVNPGQRTYVRRIEFYGNTTTQDEVLRREMIQLEGAPASTESITQSRQRLERLGFFSQVEVDTQPVPGQPDLLDVTYNVEEQPSGSISASVGFSQSAGVIYGVGLAQNNFLGTGNRVNVGAQRSDTFTSVNFAFTDPYWTLDGISRGYNLFYRETDYGDSDISTFSTDAYGAGINFGYPISELSRLNFGASIEEIKVKTYDDSASEIIRYVEDQGDNAQSLKLTASWTRNNLNRGIMPTAGNYQRLSLETGVPGSDAEYYKLRARAQQLFPINDDQTWALKFTGNLGYADTLGSNDPYPFYENFYAGGLGSVRGFTSNTLGQRTTPTRDGGRDRTLGGNVLVEGSAEVLFPMPFVEDQRAIQPSLFLDAGNTFLSSCYDVQEADVGRQQCSSGVDLSDLRYSVGIGLSWLTPVGPLTFSVAEPLSDKSGDDTQFFQFSLGQTF
- the rseP gene encoding RIP metalloprotease RseP, which codes for MGLIQNILAVIVVLGLLVTFHEFGHFWVARRCGVKVLRFSVGFGKPLWSTVDRHGTEFAVAAIPLGGYVKMLDEREAPVPEEQLDQAFNRKTVWQRIAIVAAGPIANFLLAIVAYWALFVAGTTTVAPIVGDVTPNSPAAEARLAHGAEITSIQGDAMRSWEEINLKLVSMIGFNGDLMLEAQPEGSNASRVYQLPVANYMVRQDPPQPLQSLGITPWRPNVPAVLGQVIDGQAASQAGLRAGDHILSLNGEPIDDWMQFVSVIRESAGQTLEVGYQRGDEQSSLSLTPGRNTLESGGEVGYIGAGAQQVTWPEELQREIRYGPVEAVGQALSRTGEMTLLTVDAIRKMLVGLISPSNLSGPITIAQISGDSARAGMEAFVGFLAYLSISLGVLNLLPIPVLDGGHLLYYFIEVVRGRPVSEQTQAVGLRIGLAMVGTLMLMALYFDLMRLW
- the ispC gene encoding 1-deoxy-D-xylulose-5-phosphate reductoisomerase; its protein translation is MSQPAVQRITVLGSTGSIGKSTLDVIAQYPDRYRVYALTAHTSKEALLAQCRVHQPAVAVLDNPGDAAWLQQALSASGLSTNVLAGPEALCQVARETHVDTVMAAIVGAAGLLPALAAAESGKRVLLANKEALVMSGALFMDAIARSGATLLPIDSEHNAIYQCLPTEHRGGLRQHGVRQLLLTASGGPFRGWLAEDIAKVTPEQACHHPNWSMGRKISVDSATLMNKGLELIEACWLFDATPDQIQVVVHPQSVIHSMVAYDDGSVIAQLGNPDMRTPIAYGLAWPERIDAGVETLDLFQVARLDFEAPDEALFPCLKLAREAMHKGGAAPAILNAANEVAVGAFLEGQLGFSAIADVVAKVMALPFEERADTLEQILSADQWAREQTALIVCQ
- a CDS encoding phosphatidate cytidylyltransferase; the protein is MLKQRMITAAWLAPLTLIGLFGLQGGAFALFTAFIVLLGAWEWTNLAGVARQGTRFSLVAVMAVLMLAMWLGGAAFAAWPLWLAAVGWVINLYWVTHYPNTAGQWQATSRRLLMGIWVLLPCWVGFNVLRDSGAVWLLFVLLLVWTADIGAYFAGRRWGKNKLAPKVSPGKSWEGVYGGLAATLLLAIMFAVWQPISLMGGVALVVITGLVTLISVLGDLLESMLKRYRDIKDSSQLLPGHGGVLDRIDSLTAAVPIFALFYLQVLHPQVSVL
- the uppS gene encoding polyprenyl diphosphate synthase, whose protein sequence is MTSPQLPQAQQDGATPSRSEEAPPSHVAIIMDGNNRWARARGLSGVRGHRAGVEAVRAVIERAAQRGVQTLSLFAFSSENWKRPAAEVNALMELFLMALKREVKKLNERNIRLSIIGEQRGFSHAIQKHIQRAEALTAENTGMHLVIAANYGGQWDLARAARQLAEQVAAGELVASDIDETRLDAAMNTHNVPPVDLCIRTSGEQRLSNFMLWQLAYAELHFSPLLWPDFNGAALDEALDDFCLRRRRFGMTDAQIEAQGA
- the frr gene encoding ribosome recycling factor; the encoded protein is MINDIKKDAESRMKKSVEALHSNFNKIRTGRAHPSILDAVTVDYYGGQVPLNQVASVNVEDARTLTVTPWEQGMVPKIEKAIMTSDLGLNPASAGNVIRVPMPMLTEETRKGYIKQARSEAEHARVAVRNVRRDANGDFKSLLKDKEITEDDQRQGEDEIQKLTDKYIAEIDKALAAKEQDLMQV